TTTAAGACGGGGCTGTGACATGTTATTATGGAGCCAATTAGTGTTAATCGATGTCAAAAACTAAAACACATTTTGTAGTACTGGGAATGGGGGCCGTTGGTGGCTTTTATGGTTTACGTTTAGCAAAGTATCTGCAGGAGAAGCCAGATGTTTATCGTTTGAGTTTTATTGCACGCGGCAAAACACTTGAGGCTTTGCGTGAAGGCGCGACATTGATTGATGGTGATGAAGAAATCAAAATTAGTAATTTAAATTGCTTTGAGGATTTTAGTGAGATTGGTTTTGAGACTGATGAACAAGTAGTAGTTTTGCTTTGTGTGAAATCTAAGGATACACTTGAGGCTTGCCAGTCTTTGTTGGGTGACCCGAACGTTGCTTCGCTCCTGAGGATGGCGGTTGTGTCTATCCAAAACGGTGTGGAGAATGAAGAGCGGATTGCTTCAGTGCTTGGTAAGGAGCGAACAATTGGAGCGTTAACAAATATTGCAGCAGAAGTTCTAGAGCCAGGTCGTTATATTAATAAGGGCAAATATAGTCTAGTTCTTGGTGAGCTTGATGGATCTTCAAGTGAGAGGCTTGATCGAATAATGGAGCTTTTGCGTGCTGCTGGAATCAATACACGCATTAGCGAGAATATTTACCAAGAGCTTTGGTCTAAATTAGTT
The Cyanobacteriota bacterium genome window above contains:
- a CDS encoding 2-dehydropantoate 2-reductase; the encoded protein is MSKTKTHFVVLGMGAVGGFYGLRLAKYLQEKPDVYRLSFIARGKTLEALREGATLIDGDEEIKISNLNCFEDFSEIGFETDEQVVVLLCVKSKDTLEACQSLLGDPNVASLLRMAVVSIQNGVENEERIASVLGKERTIGALTNIAAEVLEPGRYINKGKYSLVLGELDGSSSERLDRIMELLRAAGINTRISENIYQELWSKLVWNAGFNPTSVLYQMTVGQLLEKPEIREVIVGVMQEVKQVAHALGYDLADDVDQKHIARTDTPEWYSFRTSMLQDHQNGKPIELDDLLGVVVRKGQKKGINTPYATKLYKDLLV